The segment ATCCATACCATgacctagagaaatggcttagaaTCAGTGGCCCCAGCTTGTTGGACTCCAGCCACCCCCCTTGTAGCCCAGGGTATTATAAGGACTTCTGAAGTGTTTAGGAAACAGGGTTGTAGAAGGTCATTTGCCATGGTCGAGTTGGATGGGGTCCTCTGGACTATATACCGGCCNTTTGTCCCCTGCAGTGATCTCAGTGGGGCTGTAGATGTTGAGGGTCAGGCAGTCCTCAGAAATGGGGAAgattttcatcttttcattgaGGGTGAATCTGCTGTTGCTCATTTTCTCTACATCCTGAAGGCACCTGCAGCCAAGGGAAATCCCAGGGCCAGCCCTCAGCTCCACACACCCTGTCATACAGCAATTTCACCACCCTGCCCACTTCCCACCTCCTGCAGGTGTACTCACATTGGGGGATTGATGCTAGCATCTCTCACACCTTCCCAGGGCTGTGGTGGGAGTGGAGCTGAGAACCGAAGAGGTCCCAGTGGTGCTTGANCAAAGGGGATGCCCAGGAAGACATTTACCATGCGGTCTGTATCCTTCACACCCACCTGCCGGCCTCGAACACGACCCAGGGGGGTATCCACTTCAGGGTGACTGACTTTGGGTcctgagacagggagagaaggttCATTGGGTGGTGACTCTACAGCCTCCATGAAGGGGTGGGGGAAATaatggacttttaaaataaaggaagacTTGCTCCTCCAGNGTCTATTTGTTGGGTTCTACTCTGAATACTCTCCACCCAGCATTATGGCNAGGCTCTCCAGCAAGTGGCTACCTTCatgattattatttgtttttgagataggttcaCCCTGGCCTTGAAAGTGCTTGATGGAGGAGACTGTCCTTTatcctctgatcctcctgcctctaccttctcagTGCAAGGAATACAAGTGTGTGGCTAGCACGCCTGGCTCTCTCTCCATGATTGTCCCTGACTTCCTCTTCCTTATTTTGTGTCCCAATCTCTAGTCTGAATCAGACTTGCTCCCAGCATGAACCTCAGTTACTCATATGTTAACTAAGGTGTGATAGTCAACCAATCTGCTTAGCCTGCATTGCTTATTCTTGCCCACTTGTGAAagcaagaagaagaggaggagcaggagtagTGGAGCAGGAGGATGTGGAGTAGGAGGAGTAGGtccaggagcaggaggaggaggagtagtggtggagcaggaggaggaagagaatgatgatgatgaagaacaaggaggaggagtcTCTCCCCGTTTCCCACTACTTGTTCTGTCATCTTGTGGCTCCCCTGTATGTCCTCATGGGGATTGTTTTTATCCCCAATTTTTCAGTGATCTGTAAGTAGGCTTCATTTAtgacattctttttcattttaccaTGACtgattaaaactttaaaacataaagGTAAGAGTGAGGATATAGCTTATTCTTGGAGCTTTCTTCATATGTTAAGCCCCTGAGTTCAGtctataaaaaatgaataaatagatcaTATAGATAATAATAACCCTGCCCAGTCGGGATATACCATGCCTGCACTCTTCTATTTTGGGCACCTTCCCAGAGAAGGCTATTCACTCTTACTGCCTCACTCCAGTCCCCTCATTCCTCAGGTTTCCCATGGAGCTGGAAGCCCCACTTCACAGATTCAGGGAGTATGTCTTACCAGTTACTGTGGTAACAAATGTCAGGAGCAGACAGGCCATCCAGACTTggacactggacctggcttgTACTGTTGTCCCCATGTTTGTTATAACGGCCTTTGGACGAAGCTGTGGATACCTGGAGAGGACTTGCCTTTTATTGAACCTCTTACCTGTGAAAATTAACTTGGTCTGCCCTGGTTGGTTGGAGGCCAGCTCTGGAATTGTGTATTCTACGCTCTGCCTGCTCTCAGAGCAGCAGTGTCTTCTGGAGAAGTCTGACAATTTAACACCCTCTGCTCACACCATCTTCCCTCCTCTATAGACAATTCCCTTCTCTTGCCTGGCATGGTTTTTCACTCTTAGGATTGTAGCTGCATTGCATGTTAGATAGGATGTGAGTTTGGAGGATGGACGGAGGGAAATGTGGGAGAGAGGctgaggaggggaatggggatggggaacAGATGTGGGAAGGGATGAGGGAGAGGGCTGGGAGTCAGAATGGAAATAGGTAGGGAGCATCTCTGGGACTATTGGAGAACTGGGAATGGGTGAGGAGGTTcctgggagtctatgggggtgactctagtTGAGACCCTGAGCACctggggatatggagactgaagtggccacatCCTGTTGCCAGGTGTGACTTCCAGTTTAGAGACACAGTTTATCCCACCTAtgagatgtgcagggataaagatggagtagagatGGCCCAAGAAATGGCCCATGTCAAGATAATGTCCTATTCTCTGAAGGAGGACAGAGCAAGCAGAAAAGAGCAATCATTCCAAGAAAGACTGAAACCCAGAAGCACGGAGACATCTCTAAGTCTCTAAGCCCAGCATCCACNTACTCTGGGATGAGGGATAGTCCCAAGGCCTACTGCATTACTGTTACATGTTAATATTTTTCATAGAATTATATATAGGGGTCTGCAACTTTTCAAGCCTAGGAAGCATCTTGCTATTTTCCCTACCTTTATAAGGTCCTCAAGTAACCATTCTGGTTCCATTTAGGCATTACCCCATTGGGAGACCCCCAGAAGCAACTCTGAACCTGCAGCAAACTTCTGTCAAAATCTAACAAGCTTCCAAAACCCCTTATTTGCATTCTGAATGCACATAGTCCTGGTACCTTATGCCCACAATGAAGGTATGCTGGGGGTGTAAGTGTGGCCTAAGCCTGCTGGATCACAACCACAGAAGCTGCTCATGTGTCACTAGGATGTTGGCATCTTGAGGTGATCTTGTAGAAGGAATCCCAGCCTGGTCTTTAAAACAGAGAATAGTCTTTTGACCATTATTATAGGAGGGGCATCCTTCAGGGGTTCTGAGATGTCTACAAAACATCCTTCCAATTGTCCTAAACAGAATATGTATGCATgggttttcacttttaaaaaaaataggcataAATGGGAGAAGTCCTTGGTCTTAGGAAGGCTCAATAgacgccccagtgtaggggaatcgagggtggggaggtggttaTGAGTGAGTGGATgagggaacacccttatagatgcagaaggagggaggatgggacagggggtTTCTGAGAgcggggaaaggggataatatttgaaatgtaaatatagaaattacccaataaaataaaataaatatttgtttttattttgtgtatatgtttttcagggtgttttgcctgcacgtatgtttgtgtatcatgtgtgtacagtgtctttttttaaaaaatattttttattaggtattttcctcatttacatttccaatgctatcccaaaagtcccccataccctccccccaactcccctatccacctactcccactttttggccctggcgttcccctgtactggggcatataaagtttgcaagtccaaagggcctctctttccagtgatggccgactagaccatcttttgatacatatgcagctagagtcaagagctcctgggtactggctagttcataatgttgttccacctatagggttgcagatccctttagctccttgggtactttctctaNNNNNNNNNNNNNNNNNNNNNNNNNNNNNNNNNNNNNNNNNNNNNNNNNNNNNNNNNNNNNNNNNNNNNNNNNNNNNNNNNNNNNNNNNNNNNNNNNNNNNNNNNNNNNNNNNNNNNNNNNNNNNNNNNNNNNNNNNNNNNNNNNNNNNNNNNNNNNNNNNNNNNNNNNNNNNNNNNNNNNNNNNNNNNNNNNNNNNNNNNNNNNNNNNNNNNNNNNNNNNNNNNNNNNNNNNNNNNNNNNNNNNNNNNNNNNNNNNNNNNNNNNNNNNNNNNNNNNNNNNNNNNNNNNNNNNNNNNNNNNNNNNNNNNNNNNNNNNNNNNNNNNNNNNNNNNNNNNNNNNNNNNNNNNNNNNNNNNNNNNNNNNNNNNNNNNNNNNNNNNNNNNNNNNNNNNNNNNNNNNNNNNNNNNNNNNNNNNNNNNNNNNNNNNNNNNNNNNNNNNNNNNNNNNNNNNNNNNNNNNNNNNNNNNNNNNNNNNNNNNNNNNNNNNNNNNNNNNNNNNNNNNNNNNNNNNNNNNNNNNNNNNNNNNNNNNNNNNNNNNNNNNNNNNNNNNNNNNNNNNNNNNNNNNNNNNNNNNNNNNNNNNNNNNNNNNNNNNNNNNNNNNNNNNNNNNNNNNNNNNNNNNNNNNNNNNNNNNNNNNNNNNNNNNNNNNNNNNNNNNNNNNNNNNNNNNNNNNNNNNNNNNNNNNNNNNNNNNNNNNNNNNNNNNNNNNNNNNNNNNNNNNNNNNNNNNNNNNNNNNNNNNNNNNNNNNNNNNNNNNNNNNNNNNNNNNNNNNNNNNNNNNNNNNNNNNNNNNNNNNNNNNNNNNNNNNNNNNNNNNNNNNNNNNNNNNNNNNNNNNNNNNNNNNNNNNNNNNNNNNNNNNNNNNNNNNNNNNNNNNNNNNNNNNNNNNNNNNNNNNNNNNNNNNNNNNNNNNNNNNNNNNNNNNNNNNNNNNNNNNNNNNNNNNNNNNNNNNNNNNNNNNNNNNNNNNNNNNNNNNNNNNNNNNNNNNNNNNNNNNNNNNNNNNNNNNNNNNNNNNNNNNNNNNNNNNNNNNNNNNNNNNNNNNNNNNNNNNNNNNNNNNNNNNNNNNNNNNNNNNNNNNNNNNNNNNNNNNNNNNNNNNNNNNNNNNNNNNNNNNNNNNNNNNNNNNNNNNNNNNNNNNNNNNNNNNNNNNNNNNNNNNNNNNNNNNNNNNNNNNNNNNNNNNNNNNNNNNNNNNNNNNNNNNNNNNNNNNNNNNNNNNNNNNNNNNNNNNNNNNNNNNNNNNNNNNNNNNNNNNNNNNggttggaacatcttctggatatatgcccagaagaggtattgcgggatcctccggtagtactatgtccaattttctgaggaactgccagactgatttacagagtggttgtacaagcttgcaatcccaccaacaatggaggagtgtgtaCAGTGACTTGAGTGTCCAGAAAAAGATATTGGATCACCTGCCACTGGTGTAAAAGAGGGTTGTGAGTTACCATATAGGTGCTGGCAATCAAGTATAGGttctttggaagagtagccagtgctcttaaccaccatgATTTCTCTCCAGTGCCCACATATATTTTTCAATACAAAGTCTCACAATTGGCCTGGGCTTGCCTCAAACCCATGTTCATATTCCCTTCATGTCTTGAATGCTCTACAGGTAGGCTCGATCATGTATGCACAGAAAATTTAGAGGCACCCTTGCACAAGGTCAAATAATCAGAGTTAGTGCCAGTAAACAAGTGTCTTGTTTCTCACTGAATTCTCACTGAAGTTCTTAAACTATCTTTCTTGTTTGCCTCATCGTAGCCTACATCTGCAACCCATTCATGGACACTAGCCCTAAGTCCCTTCCTATCTTCCCTGGACTATCTGTTTTGCACCTCCAACTTCTACTGTCCTTTCCGACCTGCTGCAAACCCACCCTCATCTAATAAGCATCCTGTTGAGatctggggttgtagctcagtggtatatGCTTGTCTCTTGCTGGTGAGGCCTCAGGgtcaatccctagcaccacaaacaAACTCATACCATactccctgtactggctagttttgtgtcaacttgagacaggctggagttatcacagagaatggagtttcatttggggaaatgcctccatgagatccagctgtaaggcattttgtcaattagtgatcaaggtgggaggtcccgttgtgggtggtgccatctctgggctggtagtcttggttctataagagagcaggctgagcaagccaggggaagcaagccagtaagaaNNNNNNNNNNNNNNNNNNNNNNNNNNNNNNNNNNNNNNNNNNNNNNNNNNNNNNNNNNNNNNNNNNNNNNNNNNNNNNNNNNNNNNNNNNNNNNNNNNNNNNNNNNNNNNNNNNNNNNNNNNNNNNNNNNNNNNNNNNNNNNNNNNNNNNNNNNNNNNNNNNNNNNNNNNNNNNNNNNNNNNNNNNNNNNNNNNNNNNNNNNNNNNNNNNNNNNNNNNNNNNNNNNNNNNNNNNNNNNNNNNNNNNNNNNNNNNNNNNNNNNNNNNNNNNNNNNNNNNNNNNNNNNNNNNNNNNNNNNNNNNNNNNNNNNNNNNNNNNNNNNNNNNNNNNNNNNNNNNNNNNNNNNNNNNNNNNNNNNNNNNNNNNNNNNNNNNNNNNNNNNNNNNNNNNNNNNNNNNNNNNNNNNNNNNNNNNNNNNNNNNNNNNNNNNNNNNNNNNNNNNNNNNNNNNNNNNNNNNNNNNNNNNNNNNNNNNNNNNNNNNNNNNNNNNNNNNNNNNNNNNNNNNNNNNNNNNNNNNNNNNNNNNNNNNNNNNNNNNNNNNNNNNNNNNNNNNNNNNNNNNNNNNNNNNNNNNNNNNNNNNNNNNNNNNNNNNNNNNNNNNNNNNNNNNNNNNNNNNNNNNNNNNNNNNNNNNNNNNNNNNNNNNNNNNNNNNNNNNNNNNNNNNNNNNNNNNNNNNNNNNNNNNNNNNNNNNNNNNNNNNNNNNNNNNNNNNNNNNNNNNNNNNNNNNNNNNNNNNNNNNNNNNNNNNNNNNNNNNNNNNNNNNNNNNNNNNNNNNNNNNNNNNNNNNNNNNNNNNNNNNNNNNNNNNNNNNNNNNNNNNNNNNNNNNNNNNNNNNNNNNNNNNNNNNNNNNNNNNNNNNNNNNNNNNNNNNNNNNNNNNNNNNNNNNNNNNNNNNNNNNNNNNNNNNNNNNNNNNNNNNNNNNNNNNNNNNNNNNNNNNNNNNNNNNNNNNNNNNNNNNNNNNNNNNNNNNNNNNNNNNNNNNNNNNNNNNNNNNNNNNNNNNNNNNNNNNNNNNNNNNNNNNNNNNNNNNNNNNNNNNNNNNNNNNNNNNNNNNNNNNNNNNNNNNNNNNNNNNNNNNNNNNNNNNNNNNNNNNNNNNNNNNNNNNNNNNNNNNNNNNNNNNNNNNNNNNNNNNNNNNNNNNNNNNNNNNNNNNNNNNNNNNNNNNNNNNNNNNNNNNNNNNNNNNNNNNNNNNNNNNNNNNNNNNNNNNNNNNNNNNNNNNNNNNNNNNNNNNNNNNNNNNNNNNNNNNNNNNNNNNNNNNNNNNNNNNNNNNNNNNNNNNNNNNNNNNNNNNNNNNNNNNNNNNNNNNNNNNNNNNNNNNNNNNNNNNNNNNNNNNNNNNNNNNNNNNNNNNNNNNNNNNNNNNNNNNNNNNNNNNNNNNNNNNNNNNNNNNNNNNNNNNNNNNNNNNNNNNNNNNNNNNNNNNNNNNNNNNNNNNNNNNNNNNNNNNNNNNNNNNNNNNNNNNNNNNNNNNNNNNNNNNNNNNNNNNNNNNNNNNNNNNNNNNNNNNNNNNNNNNNNNNNNNNNNNNNNNNNNNNNNNNNNNNNNNNNNNNNNNNNNNNNNNNNNNNNNNNNNNNNNNNNNNNNNNNNNNNNNNNNNNNNNNNNNNNNNNNNNNNNNNNNNNNNNNNNNNNNNNNNNNNNNNNNNNNNNNNNNNNNNNNNNNNNNNNNNNNNNNNNNNNNNNNNNNNNNNNNNNNNNNNNNNNNNNNNNNNNNNNNNNNNNNNNNNNNNNNNNNNNNNNNNNNNNNNNNNNNNNNNNNNNNNNNNNNNNNNNNNNNNNNNNNNNNNNNNNNNNNNNNNNNNNNNNNNNNNNNNNNNNNNNNNNNNNNNNNNNNNNNNNNNNNNNNNNNNNNNNNNNNNNNNNNNNNNNNNNNNNNNNNNNNNNNNNNNNNNNNNNNNNNNNNNNNNNNNNNNNNNNNNNNNNNNNNNNNNNNNNNNNNNNNNNNNNNNNNNNNNNNNNNNNNNNNNNNNNNNNNNNNNNNNNNNNNNNNNNNNNNNNNNNNNNNNNNNNNNNNNNNNNNNNNNNNNNNNNNNNNNNNNNNNNNNNNNNNNNNNNNNNNNNNNNNNNNNNNNNNNNNNNNNNNNNNNNNNNNNNNNNNNNNNNNNNNNNNNNNNNNNNNNNNNNNNNNNNNNNNNNNNNNNNNNNNNNNNNNNNNNNNNNNNNNNNNNNNNNNNNNNNNNNNNNNNNNNNNNNNNNNNNNNNNNNNNNNNNNNNNNNNNNNNNNNNNNNNNNNNNNNNNNNNNNNNNNNNNNNNNNNNNNNNNNNNNNNNNNNNNNNNNNNNNNNNNNNNNNNNNNNNNNNNNNNNNNNNNNNNNNNNNNNNNNNNNNNNNNNNNNNNNNNNNNNNNNNNNNNNNNNNNNNNNNNNNNNNNNNNNNNNNNNNNNNNNNNNNNNNNNNNNNNNNNNNNNNNNNNNNNNNNNNNNNNNNNNNNNNNNNNNNNNNNNNNNNNNNNNNNNNNNNNNNNNNNNNNNNNNNNNNNNNNNNNNNNNNNNNNNNNNNNNNNNNNNNNNNNNNNNNNNNNNNNNNNNNNNNNNNNNNNNNNNNNNNNNNNNNNNNNNNNNNNNNNNNNNNNNNNNNNNNNNNNNNNNNNNNNNNNNNNNNNNNNNNNNNNNNNNNNNNNNNNNNNNNNNNNNNNNNNNNNNNNNNNNNNNNNNNNNNNNNNNNNNNNNNNNNNNNNNNNNNNNNNNNNNNNNNNNNNNNNNNNNNNNNNNNNNNNNNNNNNNNNNNNNNNNNNNNNNNNNNNNNNNNNNNNNNNNNNNNNNNNNNNNNNNNNNNNNNNNNNNNNNNNNNNNNNNNNNNNNNNNNNNNNNNNNNNNNNNNNNNNNNNNNNNNNNNNNNNNNNNNNNNNNNNNNNNNNNNNNNNNNNNNNNNNNNNNNNNNNNNNNNNNNNNNNNGAGGTcccgttgtgggtggtgccatctctgggctggtagtcttggttctataagagagcaggctgagcaagccaggggaagcaagccagtaagaacatccctccatggcctctgtatcagctccttcttcctgacctgcttgagttccagtcctgactttctttggtgataacagcagagtggaaatgtaagctgaataaactgtttcctctccaactttctgtggaaatgtaagctgaataaactctttcctccccaactttcttcttggtcataatgttttgtccaggaatagaaaccctgactaagacaaattggtgcCAGGATAGTgtggtattcctgtgacaacctgaccatgctTGGGGGAGGACTgcggaaggactttggaactttgggctagaagatccattccgtgttaagagctctgtgggatgttgtgtaggagcttggaagataatgttgagaacagtgcagaagatggaggcctggcttgtgaaatttcagagggaagattaaagactcttttcagggccatttctattttgatttgtgaagaatctgtggttctggttagctggggctgaagaatcagctgtgattaacaagataccagaactactaaagcaaaacctttgcatcactgggactattgatgctggttagctggagctaagaaattagtggtgattaagaagagaccagcatcattgaggtgacatcttctcagaagtgttttctgagagcacagaggctgtgttccagaaatagccaaggttgtaccttgtactgtggctggacttagtaatgtgtaagagttacctaggtggtactggttttgaaggcatgaaggagtcatgcagAGCAGTTGAGGCtctgcactgtgagaggccatggaaggccattggtgaaggtgcagcctcagttgcaattgatggcccaggactgaaggggtcatgcaaaggagttgtggcttggcaccatgaagagagcctatgagaagctattgttgaatccaagttacagtggaagacagcagcattttggagatggcagtaccatgagatgacccccaagaacaacagcagcagtggagtacaggcagcttgTACCCAGAATacaacgtgtgtgctacaaagtgcatggctggagaagtgacccaagcccttggaggagcccagaagatcgtgagttggatcccagacattggacagttggagttttatttttacttttaattgtgactgtgccctgtatttttttcctcttgaaggaagaaaacattttagtggatcccacagttaagagacttttaattgtaaaaagcctttggattttaaaagagactttatattttaaaaggattgaacttttaatatgtaaagactgtgggacttttaaagctATTTAGATCTtcgggatgaataagaactaagggttgaggcttactagtgatgtgtttgtgtgtcaagttgacaaggggtcaattgtactggctagttttgtgtcaacttgagacaggctggagttatcccagagaaaggagcttcagttggggaaatgcctccatgagatccagctgtaaggcattttgtcaattagtgatcaaggtgggaggtcccgttgtgggtggtgccatctctgggctggtagtcttggttctataagagagcaggctgagcaagccaggggaagcaagccagtaagaaacatccctccatggcctctgcatcagctccttcttcctgacctgcttgagttccagtcctgactttctttggtgataacagcagtgtggaaatgtaagctaaataaatcctttcctccccaactttcttcttggtcatgatgttttgtcaaggaatagaaaccctgactaagacacttcccATAGCCTAATGCTCACCCTGCTCTGTCGAGGGGTAAGTGCAGTCAAAACTCCCACATATCACCTCCACCAGTGGTCTGATCCCTGAGCAGACTTGGGACATCCCATAGCCCCAGGTCCCCCCTCTCATTtccctgtatgagagtgctcccctacccacccacactccTGTCCTGAAGTTCCAGCATAACCCTACAttgggcatcaaacctccccaggactatgggcctcccctcccattgtggtcaggcaaggccatcctctgctacataggtatccaaagccatggatccctccaggcaCACTTTTTGGTTGATggtctagactctgggagaactgggtggtcagaccagcctatgttgttctaccaatggggttacaaaccccctGAACTGGTTTTTTAATAAATAGCAAATACTAATACCTCACTCCTAAATCTTTTATCATCTATGCTATAAAGTagtaaaggtttattttagtcaATTTGTCTTATTTAATGAGTTTTATTCATCCAGGACTGTACCCTGTACCACCCCCTAtctttaaattacatttccagAGAGCTCTAAGcctataatatttttatattacaagGTTGATTTTAGCAACCTTGAATCCATCACCTTTTCTCCTGGCTATTCAAAGATTGTCAGTTGTCTGTGTTTTCCCAGCACTAATTATGCTGTTTTGAGTTTGTACAGGGGCAGATACCCCAAGAAGGAATGGCCACATCTAGGTCTTAATGCTTATCAGGGCATAACAAAGACTTCCAAATAGGGACCAGATAAAGTTAATTTTAGGATTGAAGAGTCTCTTTAGATTAAACATAATAACTCAAACATAATATTCTcaagaaaagacataaaatggTTAATAATGCAGAAAGTCCCCAAGAATGCAACATGCAGAGATGAAAACCCAAAagtgagagacagaaggacagtGATTGCAGCATTCGGCTCAGCTTTGCTGGAACTGTGTCAATCAGCTGTGCTGACTCCATGTAACCCCGTTTCTAGTGGATATGGCTGTGCCAGGCAAGGAACACACCTCTTAGCTTCCAGGACCCATCATCGACTACGGTGTCACTAA is part of the Mus caroli unplaced genomic scaffold, CAROLI_EIJ_v1.1 scaffold_19544_1, whole genome shotgun sequence genome and harbors:
- the LOC110288331 gene encoding carboxylesterase 3A, giving the protein MGTTVQARSSVQVWMACLLLTFVTTVTGPKVSHPEVDTPLGRVRGRQVGVKDTDRMVNVFLGIPFXQAPLGPLRFSAPLPPQPWEGVRDASINPPMCLQDVEKMSNSRFTLNEKMKIFPISEDCLTLNIYSPTEITAGDKXPVMVWIHGGSLQVGSSTSQDGSALAAYGDVVVVTVQYRLGIFGFLSTGDKHMPGNRGFLDVVAALRWVQGNITPFGGDPNCVTIFGNSAGGIIVSSLLLSPMSAGLFHRAISQSGVVTTKIMEVLKPWPEAQ